In one window of Streptomyces griseus subsp. griseus DNA:
- a CDS encoding glycerophosphodiester phosphodiesterase family protein, whose amino-acid sequence MSAAPRRRSVLLATAAVTAAATAPAVASGPAPGPHRPSGPLVIGHRGAAGWRPEHTADSYTYAVRAGADWIEPDLVPTKDHVLVVRHENEIGGTTDVGGRPEFADRRTTKTVDGKAVTGWFTEDFTLRELRTLRTVERLPLVRNRNTVFDGRGQVMTFQEVIDLARRLSKESGRRIAVFPETKHPTYFRAIGLPLEEELIRVIRRNRLTARECVVQSFEPSSLHRIAAARLGLPLWQALGTSGGPYGHAVTYKDMMSPAGLREIASYAQWIGPDKSTLVPPHTLLADAHAAGLKVGAYTFRAENQFLPAAHRRGTAPNDFGDAFAEYAFHYGQGVDAVVTDFPDLAVRAREEWRG is encoded by the coding sequence ATGTCCGCTGCACCGAGGCGTCGTTCGGTCCTCCTGGCCACCGCGGCCGTCACAGCCGCCGCCACCGCCCCCGCCGTCGCGTCGGGCCCCGCGCCAGGCCCCCACCGCCCCTCCGGACCTCTGGTGATCGGCCACCGCGGGGCGGCGGGCTGGCGCCCGGAGCACACCGCCGACTCGTACACCTACGCCGTACGGGCCGGGGCCGACTGGATCGAACCGGACCTCGTACCGACGAAGGACCACGTCCTGGTCGTGCGGCACGAGAACGAGATCGGCGGGACCACGGATGTCGGCGGGCGGCCGGAGTTCGCGGACCGCCGCACCACGAAGACCGTGGACGGCAAAGCGGTGACCGGCTGGTTCACCGAGGACTTCACGCTGCGCGAGCTGAGGACGCTGCGCACGGTGGAGCGGCTGCCGCTGGTCCGCAACCGGAACACGGTCTTCGACGGCCGGGGGCAGGTGATGACCTTCCAGGAGGTGATCGACCTGGCCCGGCGGCTGTCGAAGGAGTCGGGCCGCCGGATCGCGGTCTTCCCGGAGACCAAGCACCCGACGTACTTCCGCGCGATCGGGCTGCCGCTGGAGGAGGAGCTGATCCGGGTGATCCGCCGCAACCGGCTGACCGCCCGGGAGTGCGTCGTCCAGTCCTTCGAGCCGTCCAGCCTGCACCGCATCGCCGCCGCCCGCCTCGGCCTCCCCCTCTGGCAGGCGCTGGGCACGAGCGGCGGCCCTTATGGTCACGCGGTGACCTACAAGGACATGATGAGCCCGGCGGGGCTGCGCGAGATCGCCTCGTACGCGCAGTGGATCGGGCCGGACAAGTCCACCCTCGTCCCGCCGCACACGCTCCTCGCGGACGCGCACGCGGCGGGCCTGAAGGTCGGCGCGTACACCTTCCGCGCGGAGAACCAGTTCCTCCCGGCCGCCCACCGCCGGGGTACCGCGCCGAACGACTTCGGCGACGCGTTCGCCGAGTACGCCTTCCACTACGGGCAGGGCGTGGACGCGGTGGTGACGGACTTCCCGGACCTCGCGGTGCGAGCGCGGGAGGAGTGGCGCGGTTAG
- a CDS encoding Dps family protein: MSPARTPRYTVPGLGVDQGRQVIDLLTLRLHALNDLSLTLKHIHWNVVGPHFIAVHEMLDPQTAAVREMADAAAERISALGGEPQGTPGVLVKERTWEDYSVGRADAIAHLGALDLVYTGIIEDHRAAVAKAGELDPVTEDLLIEHLRGLEQFQWFVRAHLESSSGTLSNAGADTEEEAAAAASPKRAAAQRTPAKKTARPAPAKKTVATAAKKTAKKTASKRTTR, translated from the coding sequence ATGTCCCCCGCACGTACCCCCCGCTACACCGTCCCCGGCCTCGGCGTCGACCAGGGCCGTCAGGTCATCGACCTCCTGACGCTCCGCCTGCACGCGCTCAACGACCTCTCCCTGACGCTCAAGCACATCCACTGGAACGTCGTCGGGCCGCACTTCATCGCCGTCCACGAGATGCTGGACCCGCAGACCGCGGCCGTACGGGAGATGGCCGACGCGGCCGCCGAGCGCATCTCCGCCCTCGGCGGCGAGCCGCAGGGCACGCCGGGCGTCCTGGTCAAGGAGCGCACCTGGGAGGACTACAGCGTCGGCCGCGCCGACGCCATCGCCCACCTCGGCGCCCTGGACCTGGTCTACACGGGGATCATCGAGGACCACCGCGCGGCGGTCGCGAAGGCCGGCGAACTCGACCCCGTCACCGAGGACCTGCTCATCGAGCACCTGCGCGGCCTGGAGCAGTTCCAGTGGTTCGTCCGCGCCCACCTGGAGAGCAGCTCCGGGACCCTGTCCAACGCGGGCGCCGACACCGAGGAGGAGGCGGCCGCCGCAGCGTCCCCGAAGCGCGCGGCCGCCCAGCGCACCCCGGCGAAGAAGACCGCGCGGCCGGCCCCCGCCAAGAAGACGGTGGCGACGGCGGCCAAGAAGACCGCCAAGAAGACGGCGAGCAAGCGCACCACGCGCTGA
- the tkt gene encoding transketolase, which translates to MAPRNAPDAPDAPGGGPGRSRDPKLALPVADAAGWGPLDVRAVDTVRLLAADAVQKAGHGHPGTAMSLAPLAYLLFQQVMRHDPADDQWLGRDRFVLSCGHSSLTLYIQLYLSGYGMELTDLEALRTWGSITPGHPEYRHTRGVEITTGPLGQGLASAVGMAMAARRERGLLDPDAPAGTSPFDHHVYVVASDGDLMEGVTAEASSLAGHQELGNLVVFYDSNHISIEEDTDIAFSEDVTARYAAYGWHVQTVDFTRTGDYVEDVDALLAAVEAAKSETGRPSLILLRTIIGWPAPTKQNTGKAHGSALGDDEVAATKKLLGFDPDADFTVEDDVLTHARAVRERGAEAHRAWEPGYRRWRSGNPERAALLDRLLEQSFPDGWTDSLPVFDADPKGIATRKASGDVLSALAPVLPELWGGSADLAGSNNTTMEGEPSFVPEGKQTGEFPGNPYGRTLHFGIREHAMGAVLNGIALQSLTRPYGGTFLIFSDYMRPAVRLAALMKLPVTYVWTHDSIGLGEDGPTHQPVEQLAALRAIPGLDVVRPADANETTVCWRTVLEHHDRPAGLALTRQPLPVLERGEGAYAPASGAARGGYVLADSREETPDVILIGTGSEVHIALEARELLAAEGHDARVVSLPCREWFADQPYAYQDEVLPPGVRARVSVEAAVAQGWRDVVGDAGRMVSLEHFGASAPFERLYEEFGITPRAVADAALASIRAAAGPVRPGGERAGATPTEGGTGDAG; encoded by the coding sequence ATGGCACCCCGCAATGCCCCCGACGCCCCCGATGCCCCGGGCGGCGGCCCCGGCCGCTCCCGCGACCCGAAGCTGGCCCTGCCCGTCGCGGACGCGGCGGGCTGGGGCCCTCTCGACGTCCGCGCCGTCGACACCGTGCGGCTGCTGGCCGCCGACGCCGTGCAGAAGGCGGGCCACGGCCACCCGGGCACCGCGATGAGCCTGGCCCCGCTGGCGTACCTGCTCTTCCAACAGGTCATGCGGCACGACCCGGCCGACGACCAGTGGCTCGGCCGCGACCGCTTCGTGCTCTCCTGCGGCCACTCCAGCCTCACCCTCTACATCCAGCTGTACCTGAGCGGGTACGGGATGGAGCTGACGGACCTGGAGGCGCTGCGCACCTGGGGATCGATCACCCCCGGCCACCCCGAGTACCGCCACACCCGGGGCGTCGAGATCACCACCGGGCCGCTCGGCCAGGGGCTCGCCTCCGCCGTCGGCATGGCCATGGCCGCCCGCCGGGAACGCGGCCTCCTCGACCCCGACGCGCCCGCCGGCACCAGCCCCTTCGACCACCACGTGTACGTCGTCGCCTCCGACGGCGACCTGATGGAAGGCGTGACGGCCGAGGCCAGTTCGCTGGCCGGACACCAGGAGCTCGGGAATCTCGTCGTCTTCTACGACTCCAACCACATCTCCATCGAGGAGGACACCGACATCGCCTTCAGCGAGGACGTGACCGCCCGCTACGCCGCGTACGGCTGGCACGTCCAGACGGTCGACTTCACCCGCACCGGCGACTACGTGGAGGACGTCGACGCCCTCCTCGCCGCCGTCGAGGCCGCGAAGAGCGAGACCGGCCGCCCCTCCCTGATCCTGCTGCGCACGATCATCGGCTGGCCCGCGCCCACCAAGCAGAACACCGGCAAGGCCCACGGCTCCGCGCTCGGTGACGACGAGGTCGCCGCCACCAAGAAGCTGCTCGGCTTCGACCCGGACGCCGACTTCACCGTCGAGGACGACGTACTGACCCACGCCCGCGCGGTACGGGAGCGGGGCGCAGAGGCCCACCGCGCCTGGGAGCCCGGCTACCGGCGGTGGCGCTCCGGCAACCCCGAGCGTGCCGCGCTCCTGGACCGGCTGCTGGAGCAGAGCTTCCCCGACGGCTGGACCGACAGCCTGCCCGTCTTCGACGCCGACCCCAAGGGCATCGCCACCCGCAAGGCCTCCGGCGATGTGCTGAGCGCGCTGGCGCCGGTGCTGCCCGAGCTGTGGGGCGGCTCGGCCGACCTCGCGGGCAGCAACAACACCACCATGGAGGGCGAGCCGTCCTTCGTGCCCGAGGGCAAGCAGACCGGCGAGTTCCCCGGCAACCCCTACGGCCGTACGCTCCACTTCGGCATCCGCGAGCACGCCATGGGCGCCGTCCTCAACGGCATCGCGCTCCAGAGCCTCACGCGCCCCTACGGCGGTACGTTCCTGATCTTCAGCGACTACATGCGCCCGGCTGTCCGCCTCGCCGCCCTGATGAAGCTCCCGGTCACCTACGTCTGGACCCACGACTCCATCGGCCTGGGCGAGGACGGCCCCACCCACCAGCCGGTCGAACAGCTCGCCGCCCTCCGCGCGATCCCCGGTCTCGACGTCGTACGGCCCGCCGACGCCAATGAGACCACCGTCTGCTGGCGCACCGTCCTGGAGCACCACGACCGGCCCGCCGGCCTCGCCCTCACCCGGCAGCCGCTGCCCGTCCTGGAGCGCGGGGAGGGCGCGTACGCCCCCGCCTCCGGAGCGGCCCGGGGCGGCTACGTGCTCGCCGACAGCCGCGAGGAGACGCCCGACGTCATCCTCATCGGCACCGGCTCCGAGGTCCACATCGCCCTGGAGGCCCGTGAGTTGCTGGCCGCCGAGGGCCACGACGCGCGGGTCGTCTCGCTGCCCTGCCGCGAGTGGTTCGCCGACCAGCCGTACGCGTACCAGGACGAGGTCCTGCCGCCCGGGGTACGGGCCCGGGTCAGCGTCGAGGCGGCCGTCGCCCAGGGCTGGCGGGATGTCGTCGGCGACGCGGGCCGCATGGTCAGCCTGGAGCACTTCGGCGCGTCCGCCCCCTTCGAGCGCCTGTACGAGGAGTTCGGCATCACGCCCCGCGCGGTCGCCGACGCCGCCCTGGCGAGCATCCGCGCGGCGGCCGGCCCCGTCCGGCCCGGCGGCGAGCGCGCCGGCGCCACCCCGACCGAAGGCGGCACCGGCGACGCCGGTTAG
- a CDS encoding superoxide dismutase: MATYTLPELPYDYAALEPVINPQIIELHHDKHHAAYVKGANDTLEQLEEARDKEAWGAINGLQKNLAFHLSGHILHSIYWHNMTGDGGGEPLAADGVGDLADAITESFGAFAGFKSQLTKASATTQGSGWGVLAYEPLSGKLIVEQVYDHQGNVGQGSVPILVFDAWEHAFYLQYKNQKVDFIEAMWRVVNWQDVAKRYAAAKERADVLLLAP; encoded by the coding sequence ATGGCCACGTACACGCTCCCGGAACTCCCGTACGACTACGCGGCGCTCGAACCGGTCATCAACCCGCAGATCATCGAGCTGCACCACGACAAGCACCACGCCGCGTACGTCAAGGGCGCGAACGACACCCTGGAGCAGCTGGAAGAGGCCCGCGACAAGGAGGCCTGGGGTGCGATCAACGGCCTCCAGAAGAACCTCGCGTTCCACCTCTCCGGCCACATCCTGCACTCGATCTACTGGCACAACATGACGGGCGACGGCGGCGGCGAGCCCCTCGCGGCGGACGGCGTGGGCGACCTCGCCGACGCGATCACCGAGTCCTTCGGCGCGTTCGCGGGCTTCAAGTCCCAGCTGACGAAGGCCTCGGCCACCACCCAGGGCTCCGGCTGGGGCGTGCTCGCGTACGAGCCCCTCAGCGGCAAGCTCATCGTGGAGCAGGTCTACGACCACCAGGGCAACGTGGGCCAGGGCTCGGTCCCGATCCTGGTCTTCGACGCCTGGGAGCACGCCTTCTACCTCCAGTACAAGAACCAGAAGGTGGACTTCATCGAGGCGATGTGGCGGGTCGTCAACTGGCAGGACGTGGCCAAGCGCTACGCCGCCGCCAAGGAGCGCGCGGACGTGCTGCTGCTCGCCCCCTGA
- a CDS encoding metalloregulator ArsR/SmtB family transcription factor, with translation MEPPSAAHAPASDDEEASAFRALADPTRRQILEDLRGGELAAGEIVSRFSISAPSISRHLGVLKGAGLVTERRDANRILYSLAEERLAMCVGRFLSAVCPEQIVLRHTKWHPAPEGDAP, from the coding sequence ATGGAACCACCCTCCGCCGCTCACGCTCCTGCCTCCGATGACGAGGAGGCGAGTGCCTTCCGCGCGCTCGCCGACCCCACCCGCCGCCAGATCCTGGAGGATCTGCGCGGGGGTGAGCTGGCCGCCGGGGAGATCGTGAGCCGGTTCTCGATCAGCGCCCCGTCCATCTCGCGCCACCTGGGCGTGCTCAAGGGCGCCGGGCTCGTCACCGAGCGCCGGGACGCCAACCGCATCCTCTACTCGCTCGCCGAGGAGCGCCTCGCCATGTGCGTGGGACGCTTCCTGAGCGCGGTGTGCCCCGAGCAGATCGTGCTCCGCCACACCAAGTGGCATCCCGCCCCGGAAGGCGATGCCCCATGA
- a CDS encoding DUF2071 domain-containing protein, producing the protein MIRPRLSSTIERRLLVNYRVDPSVAAALLPAPLRPQLVRGQAVAGICLLRIGGVRPGWAPAATGLTSENAAHRISVEWDGPDGVESGVYIPRRDTASRLNAFAGGRIYPGEHGRADFTVREEADAVRVAFATRDGEVEVDATVEPAEELHGSGLFTDLAEASEFFRLGGRGLSPNARGSHLDVLELSTDAWKVTAGRPRTVRSSFFEDPDRFPPGSAVLDSALVMRGVAAHWSQGAPMRMGCAAGVA; encoded by the coding sequence ATGATCCGGCCCCGGCTCTCCAGCACCATCGAACGCCGCCTCCTGGTGAACTACCGGGTGGACCCGTCCGTCGCTGCGGCCCTGTTGCCCGCGCCGCTGCGGCCCCAACTGGTGCGCGGGCAGGCGGTGGCGGGGATCTGCCTGCTCCGGATCGGTGGCGTCCGCCCCGGCTGGGCCCCGGCCGCGACCGGGCTGACCAGCGAGAACGCGGCGCACCGGATCTCCGTCGAGTGGGACGGCCCGGACGGTGTGGAGTCCGGCGTCTACATCCCGCGCCGCGACACCGCCTCCCGCCTCAACGCCTTCGCGGGCGGCCGGATCTACCCGGGCGAGCACGGCCGGGCGGACTTCACGGTGCGGGAGGAGGCCGACGCCGTACGGGTGGCCTTCGCGACCCGGGACGGTGAGGTGGAGGTCGACGCGACGGTGGAGCCGGCCGAGGAGCTGCACGGGAGCGGGCTGTTCACGGACCTGGCGGAGGCGTCGGAGTTCTTCCGGCTCGGCGGCCGGGGCCTCTCCCCCAACGCCCGGGGCTCCCACCTGGACGTCCTCGAACTGTCCACGGACGCCTGGAAGGTGACGGCGGGCCGGCCCCGTACCGTACGCTCCTCGTTCTTCGAGGACCCGGACCGCTTCCCGCCGGGCAGCGCGGTGCTGGACAGCGCGCTGGTGATGCGGGGCGTGGCGGCCCACTGGTCGCAGGGGGCGCCGATGCGGATGGGGTGCGCGGCGGGGGTGGCGTAG
- a CDS encoding CatB-related O-acetyltransferase — protein MSSAPVPADPTVLHPMPGQPRVVQLKPLVTSELIEVGAYSYYDDPEHATEFETRNVLYHYGPERLVIGKFCALATGVRFIMNGSNHRMDGPSTFPFPTLGGSWADHFDLLTGLPNRGDTVIGNDVWIGYEAVVMPGVRIGHGAIVSSRSVVVSDVPDYGIVGGNPARLLRTRYEEADIARLLAVAWWDWPADHLTRHIRTVMSGTVAELEAAAPGAG, from the coding sequence ATGAGTTCTGCCCCTGTCCCGGCCGACCCCACCGTCCTGCACCCGATGCCCGGCCAGCCGCGTGTGGTGCAGTTGAAGCCGCTGGTCACCTCGGAGCTGATCGAGGTGGGGGCGTACTCGTACTACGACGACCCGGAGCACGCCACGGAGTTCGAGACCCGGAACGTGCTCTACCACTACGGGCCGGAGCGTCTGGTCATCGGGAAGTTCTGCGCGCTGGCCACGGGGGTGCGGTTCATCATGAACGGCTCCAACCACCGTATGGACGGACCGTCCACGTTCCCGTTCCCGACGCTCGGCGGCTCCTGGGCCGACCACTTCGACCTGCTGACGGGCCTGCCGAACCGGGGCGACACGGTGATCGGCAACGACGTCTGGATCGGCTACGAGGCGGTCGTCATGCCGGGCGTCCGCATCGGGCACGGCGCGATCGTCAGCTCGCGGTCCGTGGTCGTCTCGGACGTCCCGGACTACGGCATCGTCGGCGGCAACCCGGCCCGGCTGCTCCGCACCCGCTACGAGGAGGCGGACATCGCGCGCCTGCTGGCGGTGGCGTGGTGGGACTGGCCGGCGGACCACCTGACACGCCATATCCGTACGGTGATGTCGGGCACGGTGGCGGAGCTGGAGGCGGCGGCACCGGGCGCGGGGTGA
- a CDS encoding pyridoxal phosphate-dependent decarboxylase family protein, whose translation MSHDQDDAPALPPGRPAAEILTELTALRTADAPTRGGRTFAYVYDAGREGLDELAADAYAAYATVNGLDPTVFPSVARLENDLVGAAAALLGAPPGAQGTFTSGGTESILLAVKTARDHARSTRGVTDPQLVLPSTAHAAFHKAAAYLGLEPVVVPVDPVTYKANPTAMAAAITPRTALVVASAPSYAHGVIDPVARIAEAAAEHEVLCHVDACIGGWLLPYLRRAGRAVEPFDFSLPGVTSVSVDLHKYGYADKGASVVLYRDAELRRHQYFAHAGWPGYPVVNPTVQGTKPAGLLAQAWAVLQHIGEDGYTTLAARVAEASDHLTEALRATPDLHILGEPEAGLVAFTVLTPATPGGTAGTPDLSLLLHLADEMRARGWYLQPQLSFDGLPPNLHLTLTPATVDRVDALLTDLTTALATARTLPPVTPDPALTDLAATLDPDTLTPEDVSGILAFAGLGEDPDSPAGLPERMAPVLFLLDTLPGRLKERLLTEFVGSVFRLR comes from the coding sequence GTGTCCCATGACCAGGACGACGCCCCCGCCCTCCCGCCCGGCCGCCCAGCGGCAGAGATCCTCACCGAACTCACGGCGCTGCGCACCGCCGACGCCCCCACCCGGGGCGGCCGGACCTTCGCCTACGTCTACGACGCCGGGCGCGAGGGCCTGGACGAACTGGCCGCCGACGCCTACGCCGCGTACGCCACCGTCAACGGCCTCGACCCCACGGTCTTCCCCAGCGTGGCGCGCCTGGAGAACGACCTGGTCGGCGCGGCGGCGGCCCTCCTCGGCGCCCCGCCCGGGGCCCAGGGCACCTTCACCAGCGGCGGCACGGAATCGATCCTGCTGGCGGTCAAGACGGCCAGGGACCACGCCCGTTCGACGCGCGGGGTGACCGACCCGCAGCTCGTGCTCCCCTCCACCGCGCACGCCGCGTTCCACAAGGCCGCCGCCTACCTGGGCCTGGAACCGGTGGTGGTCCCGGTGGACCCGGTGACGTACAAGGCGAACCCCACCGCGATGGCCGCCGCGATCACACCCCGCACCGCCCTGGTGGTCGCCTCGGCCCCCTCGTACGCGCACGGGGTCATCGACCCGGTGGCGAGGATCGCGGAGGCGGCGGCCGAGCACGAGGTGCTGTGCCATGTGGACGCGTGCATCGGCGGCTGGCTGCTCCCGTACCTGCGCCGGGCGGGCCGCGCGGTCGAACCGTTCGACTTCTCCCTCCCCGGCGTCACGTCCGTCTCGGTGGACCTGCACAAGTACGGCTACGCGGACAAGGGCGCCTCCGTGGTCCTCTACCGGGACGCCGAACTCCGCCGCCACCAGTATTTCGCCCACGCGGGCTGGCCGGGCTACCCGGTGGTCAACCCGACGGTCCAGGGCACCAAGCCGGCGGGCCTGCTGGCCCAGGCATGGGCGGTGCTCCAGCACATAGGCGAGGACGGCTACACGACCTTGGCCGCGCGGGTGGCGGAAGCCTCCGACCACCTCACCGAGGCCCTCCGCGCCACCCCGGACCTCCACATCCTCGGCGAACCGGAGGCGGGGCTGGTCGCGTTCACGGTCCTCACCCCCGCCACCCCCGGCGGAACCGCCGGCACCCCCGACCTGAGCCTCCTCCTGCATCTGGCCGACGAGATGCGCGCACGCGGCTGGTACCTCCAGCCCCAGCTCTCCTTCGACGGCCTCCCGCCCAACCTCCACCTCACCCTGACCCCCGCCACGGTCGACCGGGTGGACGCCCTGCTCACCGACCTGACGACCGCCCTGGCGACAGCCCGCACCCTTCCCCCGGTCACCCCCGACCCGGCCCTGACGGACCTGGCGGCGACCCTGGACCCGGACACCCTCACCCCGGAGGACGTCTCCGGCATCCTGGCCTTCGCTGGCCTGGGGGAGGACCCCGACAGCCCGGCCGGCCTCCCGGAGCGCATGGCCCCGGTCCTGTTCCTCCTGGACACCCTGCCGGGCCGGCTGAAGGAACGGCTGCTGACGGAGTTCGTGGGGTCGGTCTTCCGGCTGCGCTGA
- a CDS encoding MFS transporter codes for MPTESRHDSGTERSPGSPRNPGPPLPRRVRIGYGLGSLCTGTFATVPGLILLYYLTNVLAVSPALAGAAVFLPKAWDVLINPLVGAVSDRSRLRGGPRRPFLLIGACTLPPLFALIFAAPPLRGMAAAAYVAALFLLAATAYAVFQVPYVTMPAEITEDPAERRRVLSWRVGFLGAAILLSGALAPAIAHADGGTPASYRLMGIAVAVLLAVGMFGAWFATRWAPAVARSTAEPSLRAQLAVARTNRPFLFLAGMWFLQALAVGVMLAGVQYFATYTLGSPGAVTPLFACLIGPLVLVMPVWTRLARLRGAKYAQGCATLLYVAGAAALALTGQVGSALGYAAVAVIGIAYAGLQLLPLTLLADTLAADTARTGKRRAATFTGLWTAAETLAFALGAGVFALVLALTGFRSSDADHEVAQPAAALTGITAGMSLLPALLAAASLWLLHRYREDPADAPEEPARVP; via the coding sequence ATGCCGACCGAGAGCCGCCACGACAGCGGTACGGAGCGGAGCCCGGGGAGTCCGCGGAACCCGGGCCCGCCCCTCCCGCGCCGGGTGCGGATCGGCTACGGCCTCGGCTCGCTCTGCACCGGCACCTTCGCCACCGTGCCCGGCCTGATCCTGCTCTACTACCTGACCAATGTGCTCGCGGTCTCCCCGGCCCTCGCCGGGGCGGCGGTCTTCCTGCCCAAGGCCTGGGACGTCCTGATCAACCCGCTCGTCGGCGCGGTCTCCGACCGCAGCCGGCTGCGCGGCGGCCCGCGCCGTCCGTTCCTGCTCATCGGCGCCTGCACCCTGCCGCCGCTCTTCGCGCTGATCTTCGCCGCGCCCCCGCTGCGCGGCATGGCGGCCGCCGCGTACGTCGCCGCCCTCTTCCTGCTCGCCGCGACCGCCTACGCGGTCTTCCAGGTCCCGTACGTGACCATGCCCGCCGAGATCACCGAGGACCCGGCCGAACGCCGCCGGGTGCTGAGCTGGCGGGTGGGCTTCCTCGGCGCCGCGATCCTGCTCTCCGGAGCGCTGGCCCCCGCCATCGCCCACGCGGACGGCGGCACTCCGGCGAGCTACCGGCTGATGGGCATCGCCGTCGCCGTTCTGCTCGCGGTGGGCATGTTCGGCGCCTGGTTCGCCACCCGGTGGGCCCCCGCCGTGGCCCGCTCCACCGCCGAACCCTCCCTCCGCGCCCAACTGGCCGTGGCCCGCACGAACCGGCCCTTCCTCTTCCTGGCCGGCATGTGGTTCCTCCAGGCGCTTGCGGTGGGCGTGATGCTGGCGGGGGTCCAGTATTTCGCCACGTACACCCTCGGCTCACCGGGCGCGGTGACCCCGCTCTTCGCGTGCCTGATCGGCCCGTTGGTCCTGGTCATGCCGGTGTGGACGAGGCTGGCCCGACTGCGCGGCGCGAAGTACGCGCAGGGCTGCGCCACCCTGCTGTACGTCGCCGGGGCGGCGGCCCTCGCCCTCACCGGCCAGGTCGGCAGCGCCCTCGGCTACGCGGCTGTCGCGGTCATCGGCATCGCCTACGCGGGCCTCCAACTCCTGCCGCTGACCCTGCTCGCGGACACTCTGGCCGCCGACACCGCCCGTACGGGCAAGCGCCGTGCGGCCACGTTCACCGGTCTGTGGACGGCGGCCGAGACGCTGGCGTTCGCGCTGGGCGCGGGCGTCTTCGCCCTGGTCCTGGCGCTGACCGGTTTCCGCTCCTCGGACGCCGACCACGAGGTCGCCCAGCCCGCCGCCGCGCTGACCGGCATCACGGCGGGTATGAGCCTGCTGCCCGCACTCCTCGCCGCCGCGAGCCTGTGGCTGCTCCACCGCTATCGCGAGGACCCCGCCGACGCCCCGGAGGAACCCGCCCGTGTCCCATGA
- a CDS encoding VOC family protein, with the protein MRISPEMITIDCPDPQTLAAWWATALGVEGTQDYGEFVIVPATPLVLGFQRVPEPKTAKNRVHVDFSSPDRPAEVERLTGLGATVVGEHAMHGLSWTVLQDPQGNEFCLADEGTE; encoded by the coding sequence ATGCGAATCTCACCGGAGATGATCACGATCGACTGCCCCGACCCGCAGACGCTGGCCGCCTGGTGGGCCACGGCGCTGGGGGTGGAGGGGACACAGGACTACGGCGAGTTCGTCATCGTCCCGGCGACCCCGCTGGTCCTCGGCTTCCAGCGGGTGCCCGAGCCCAAGACCGCCAAGAACCGGGTGCACGTCGACTTCTCGTCCCCCGACCGCCCGGCGGAGGTGGAACGACTGACGGGGCTCGGCGCGACGGTGGTCGGCGAGCACGCGATGCACGGGCTGTCCTGGACGGTCCTGCAGGACCCGCAGGGCAACGAGTTCTGCCTGGCGGACGAGGGCACGGAGTGA
- a CDS encoding DsbA family protein yields the protein MSDNTPANGKTPADFWFDPLCPWAWMTSRWILEVEKVRDIEVRWHVMSLAVLNEDKLDDLSEEYRDLLENKAWGPVRVVIAAQQLHGDEVVGPLYTALGTRFHNKGEGPTREAVVGALKDVGLPEELADHADKDTYDAELRASHKEGIDKVGQEVGTPVIAVPGADGEQVAFFGPVVTPAPKGEDAAKLWDGTLLVASIPGFYEIKRTRTQGPVFD from the coding sequence ATGTCCGACAACACCCCCGCGAACGGCAAGACCCCGGCCGACTTCTGGTTCGACCCGCTCTGCCCGTGGGCGTGGATGACCTCCCGCTGGATCCTGGAGGTCGAGAAGGTCCGCGACATCGAGGTGCGCTGGCATGTGATGAGCCTGGCCGTCCTGAACGAGGACAAGCTGGACGACCTGTCCGAGGAGTACCGGGACCTGCTGGAGAACAAGGCATGGGGTCCGGTCCGGGTCGTCATCGCCGCGCAGCAGCTCCACGGCGACGAGGTCGTCGGCCCCCTCTACACGGCCCTCGGCACCCGCTTCCACAACAAGGGCGAGGGCCCCACCCGCGAGGCCGTCGTCGGCGCCCTGAAGGACGTCGGCCTGCCCGAGGAGCTGGCGGACCACGCCGACAAGGACACGTACGACGCAGAGCTCCGCGCCTCCCACAAGGAGGGCATCGACAAGGTCGGCCAGGAGGTCGGCACCCCGGTCATCGCCGTGCCCGGTGCCGACGGCGAGCAGGTCGCCTTCTTCGGCCCCGTCGTCACCCCCGCCCCCAAGGGCGAGGACGCGGCGAAGCTCTGGGACGGCACGCTGCTGGTCGCCTCCATCCCCGGCTTCTACGAGATCAAGCGGACCCGCACGCAGGGCCCGGTCTTCGACTGA